AAAAAGAGCACCCATTACAATTTTAGTTGTGTCCAAAAGCTCAACATAGCTCACGCGTATGAGTAGATTTTTACCTCCTTGTCCTGTAAGTTTGGATCAGCATTGTTCTCCATGAGAACTGCCATGCAGGTGATGTAGCCGCCATAAGCAGCACACTGCAGAGGAGTCCGTCCTGCCTGGTCCTGCCCAGGAGAAGTCAAACATTAACAGTCAGTTGCAGGGCAATTAAAAGAGTAGCTTAGGATTCATTCAGGAGGTTGATCCGGATTTTATACTCCCTGCTCATGAAGCAGTGCAGTAGAGTGTGGTTAATTTCCACATGTATCCTTTGATTCATTCTGGACATGCCACTTCAGCTGTCCAACTGATTTTGATTGCAATTAATGGGAGATAAATCTACAATCCTCGTAGTGGTAAATGTGAGTAATGAGTATTGAACAGGGATTTATAAATCCTGAAGGTTTGTGTATATTGCGGGTGTGTGCATTCATACCTGTACATTGGGACTAATCCCATTCTCCATCAGTATCTGGCAGACCTCAGCATTCCCTCCCAGAGCTGCCCAATGCAGAGCGGTGTGACCATCTACGTCTACCAGGTCCACACGTGCAGAACCTTtattcattacatttacatttcagttgAGGTGACGTACTTAGAGACGTATTGTGTGCAACTCTTGAATAATCATGGACTTTAATATTGCCATGACTCTAGAATAGTAAGGTAAAGATAAATACTCAGAACACAGTGGAACAGAAAATGAGATAATTGGGATgcttgcacatacagtatgtaccaaTTACACCAACCTTTGATGAGTGTGAGTATGACATCTCTGTGTCCCATCTCGCAAGCCCGAAACAGCGGCGCGTGTTTCATCACATCCAGAGAGTCGACCATCGCTCCCCTCTCCAACAGCAACTTCACTGTGCTCACATGGCCTGACAGTGAGGCCGCATGAAGTGCTGTGTGACAAAACACACggaacatttttttccccctgagaTAAGTGGTCCTGAATCTAACTGGACAGTGAACACCCTCAGGACAACTGCTCCTCCCTCGTCTGCCTTTTTCTTCATTCATCCCCTTGACTGCAGCTCCTCTCTAGGCTGTGGCTAAAGCCTGGTCAATGGCCAGTTAAACAGACTAAGAAATTGAATGAGGAGCAATGAACTTGAGCCTCTTGTCTTGGTGGCTAGCCCTCctgccccctctctctccagtcCCCAGACAGCACAGACTAGAGTCAAGTGCATGAAAGTGATCTGGGCACCAGTCAGCTCCACTGCCCTTCACACCGTCTCATTAGGATGACTCAACCGTTGCATGTTATATGCATGCATAAACAATGACCGCCTGGCTGAGCAGAGGGGCTATCGCCATGGAGATTATACGTCCATACAGCCTCGGGGGTCAGAGCCTGGCAGTaagcgtttgtgtgtgtgtcaaaggacAGAGCAGGCAGTGGTGGGAGTCTATTCAGCGGGCTCACACTAATTTTGCTGACAATATCaattccctctctccctcagttTCGCAGTCTCTCTAGCACCTTGGGGGAAATTCCCTGTGACATCATCACCCCTAGCCTAAAACAAGCAGCAGGCTTAGTTAAtaaaagcgtgtgtgtgtttttgtgtacagTATCATGACCGGAGTGTTTATGTCGCCATGCCCGGGAAAAGAGCGAGAGGTGGGGGAAGAATGGGAGTGTGGGTCAAAGCAGTTAAGGAGACTGAGTTGCTCCTCTTGTTTCTCAGGTGCTCACCGGTGCCTCCGTACTTGTCGGCCATGTTGATGTCAATGTGAGGGGTGAGGGCCAGCATGGTGCAGATGACATCATCACTGCCCTTCCCAGCGGCCCACATGAAGGCTGTCCTCCCCTCCAGATCGGGTTCATCCTTCACAGACGGGTGGGACAGAAACACACCTACTGTCTCCTACAgccacacacagaaagacaaccGTTTTTTGTGCAGTTTAGTTCAATGGGACTATAGAAGGATACTGAACATACAGAATGAGACAGCTTTATTTCAATATCAGCAATATTGTGTTTTAGATAAAAGGTGCATGATGCTGACTCAGTGGGTTCCCCAGCTTTGTATATAAGTGTATGTGACTCACAGCATTGTTGCTCTGAGCACCATAATGCAGGGGTGTTGCTCCTTGGCTGTCTGAGGGAATAGTGCCTGAGGTGTTTCTCTCCAATAGCAGGTGGACGATTCTGGCATGGCCTGAAAAACACGTGTACATTAGTGGGATGTGTGTTGACAGTTAGGAGCTGGAGCCACTGCTCAACTATATTCTTCTACAGTTTACTTTACAAAACTATTaacagaaaagcaaaaaaacccCACATCAAGTCAATATAAATCAACGGTCACTATTTACACAAGTATTTACCACTGTATTTGTCTTTGTATGGTGCTACACAAACAGGTTGTAGGAACCATAAACCCAAAGAAACAAGGGTCcaaagccatgctagcagctctgtgaggctgcactttggcacagcagagctttgagctaaatgctaatgtcagcatgctgatATACTCACTGAAAATGCTAATATGTTGGCTTTGATTCAGTTGAACagtataaaaatgttttgtggaAAGTGGTCATAATTTCTACATATCCTGAAATCtctcatgtcatgtcatgtcatgtgtaGCTGGCATTCAGGCTGCAGTGGGTCACATACATCCTGTTCTCTCACCAAGCAGAGCTGCCCAGTGCAGCGGTGTTCTGAAGAGGTTATCATAAGCTGTCACATTACAGCCCTCGTAAGACGTCAGCACCTCTACCACTGCTTCGTTACCGTCGGCAACGGCAAAGTGTAGGGGCGTCCGCCCCTCATAGTCCTGCCAGTTCAACAGGGACTCAGTGGGAGCTGcttccttcacacacacacacacacacacacacacacacacacacacacacacacacacacacacacacacacacacacacacacacacacacacacacacacacacacacacacagagacggctGAGgatagatgatgatgatgacagatTATCTTGAGagcatgtgtatgtgcacaATAGTTTGTACCAGTATACAGCGAACAGTTTGTGTGGCGCTGGGTTCCTGACTGTGCGCTGCCCAGTGCAGAGGGATCTTGCCCTCGCTGTCTGGGATGCCAATGTTGGAATCGTGCTTGATCAGAAGGCGGACATGTTCTGGTCGATTATAAAATGCCGACCAGTGGAGAGCGGTTTGCTGCacagagaaagagtgagagtgagagagagagagagagagagagagagagagagagagagagagagagatgaaaaggaAGAGCCAAAGATAATGAATGGATTTCAAAACAGAGGGGGCTGTTGTAACACCAGGTTTGAGGTTTTCATTTACGTTAAAAAGAAATTATTCAACTTTGACAGAAAATATGAGGGCAACATGTTACACAAAGCTCTTATTGAAGATCTAGCATTGAACTGAGATTGTACTTTAGATACTGCCGTCATGACGGTTAGTAAGCTATTCTGAGATTTACTAAAACCACTGTCATCTGACACGATGATGCATATTGGATTATTACAAAACTAACTACTGATGTCAGATACACATCATCTCCAACAGACAAAGGACACTGTGTTTGTGGTCTTATCATCAGAACACAGGACAAAGACACAGATTGTTAAATTGTTCACTGCTGTGTGAGCAAGACTCtcagtgtttatgtgtgtaatgACCTCAAATTCCTGCTGCTTCTAACAAACTATCGTCAGTTTGTCAGTTATCTCTTCGCAGGTTATTGGTCAGACGCCCAGACTGGCTGCTTCCTGACTGAGGACAAAGTATGGACAGTTGTGAAGACAAACCATCTTCCAACAACgtatttgtgtgtatctgtactgTAGTACCTTGTTCTTGTCTTGTGTGTCAACCTCTCCAGGTCCGATGTGTTTAAGCAGCAGGGCGAGGGCTTTTGGAGAGGGGTGTCGGGTGGCCAGGTGGAGTGGGGTCATCTCCTCTAAATCTTTCTGCAGCCAGTTAGCACGCCTggacagcagcagcttcaggaAACGCACATTCCCCTGCAACACACAAGCAAAATTTGCTCAGAAATAACCAATGCTCCTCAATATTAGTCATGAACGAGcagcaatgacacacacactcccacacacagacactgcccAGGCTTTGAGCTGTGTCTGGTTCAATCCGTAGGCCATCCATCTTCCCTCCTCCTGCCTCTCTGTTCAGCGTCTGTGATGAGCTgttaaacagtaaacagtggcTCTCTGCCTGTCGTCCCCTCCACATCATTATCATCCTCAATTTTGGTCTCTCACCACTGGGTCGTCGGGTGATGTATTGTGCAACAGCTGTCGCTGGACGACAGAGTATGTGTGTCCATGTGGGCATGACCATGTAcacatgtgagtgtgttttgtaTATTTGCCATCCTGTGACCACAGTCTGACAGATCTATCttgtgtgtgagcatgcatctagactgtgtgtgtgtgtgtgtgtgtgtgtgtgtgtgtgtgtgttcccgtCCTCCCTATTCTCAGTCCAATTAGATCGGTAATCCCTGGCCTCTCTCCCCGTCTCAGCCGTTTATTGATCAGATGTCAAAGAGACAGGGCTTCCTATCACTAGcatcccccaacacacacacacacacacacacacacacacacacacacacacacacacacacacacacacacacacacacacacacacacacacacacacacacacacacacacacacacacacagctattaGACAGACCCTAATTACCTCCCCTCTTTCTTCAATGATATGATGATCCTGTATCAGTACGCTCATAAAAGAAGGCcccaataaataaatgagttgTAAAGAGATATTATTAGTCCCACATCCCACTGTTCCCCTGCTACATCCCGCGAGAGACAACAGACCACTCTGTCTCATATTATTGTCTCCGCTGACTGCCTCAGTCTAGACTGCAGTGAAGATAACATTAATCTCTTCTCGTTTCATACGTTTTGGTGGTCAAAATGCTGTGAAACAGGACTTTCTCAATGTAGAATAATTCTCAAATTTATAAGACGTAAGTGTAAGTGAAACTCATAGCTACACTGTTTGTGTGACAGGACTATAAATCCTAAAGTTATAATTACAGCCACTAGGGGGCACTGGCTTCCCACTCGAGCTTATGGACTGTCACAATTACTCTATTTGCCATTAAATATTCATTAAATCAATTAAATCTTAGTCTTCACATTCATTCCATCTTTATAAATCCATCCACTTATCAATTCTTGTGAATTAACTTTGTCAACTTTATGCCATAGCCATGCGTGTGCTCcagtgtatgtctgtgtgtgtgtatttgtggatGTCCAAACCTTCTGTGCGGCAAGGTGCAGAGCAGTGCGCTGGCTGTGGTCGGTCTTGTTGACCGAGGCTCCGGCCTTCAACAGAATCTCTGCACAATCCAGGCGGTCAGCCAGCACACAGTACATCAAAGGGGTCCGGCCAAACTGGTCCTCACGGTCCCGCAGCGAGGGCTCTgctacatacacatatacacaatgcAAAGTTGAAGGTTAAAGTCAGAGGGTAAGCCCTACTAGAGCCCAAGATTTGGGTCAATGTGCGTTGAATTTACAAAGTATAATTATGTGGCTTGTGATAGAATATGTTATAAACTATTTTTAAAAGGCAACTCCTTGTACTTAAAATGCAGTCTTTTACTGCTTGTGTTTAATAGGAATTCCACTTCCACGTTTCTCTATTTATCTGGAGAGCCTGGAAGCCTTAAGGAAATACTGTAACACTGATAACCTAGAGGACCAGGTCACCTCCTTGCGAAGAGTAAAATAATATTCAATGATCAATTGATGCTCAtcctatacatatatacatatatattttttaaagattattgttttggcatttataggcctttatttgataggatagcttaaacatgaaaggggggagagagggggattgacatgcagcaaagggtcgcaggttggaattgaacctgtggccgctgcagtgaggactgagcctctgtacatggggcacacactCTACTAGGCAAGCTACCCAGGTGCTCCCTCTTCATGTATTTTTTGCTGGACATTTCTATTCTATGCCTGAGCAAGACTCTTTTTCTGCATTATCAAGATTAAATATCAACATGGCTCAATGTCCACATAATGTCAGCACCTTCGCAGAAGGGTGGACCATCCTTTTAGCAGGACCACGGTTCCAGCTTCCATGCTGATGAGCACCTGCTCTGCTGTAATCTATCTATGAAAAACCCTAAACTCCTgccagcagctgcagctgtccCTGCACTCTGACCTTTCTACAGATGTGGCAAATGCAAAGAAATGTTTCTTATAGAAATGAATAAAGCAACATATTACTACTCATTAATGTGAGTTGAACCCTGTGGGATTGGGGTGTCTTGATGGCTCTGTGTGCCCTATGCGATGCAGTTTATGTAGTGAATAAACCTGTAATATGTTTAGAAGCTGATTGCCTACCTGTGATGAGTTTAAGGAGGGTGCTTTTATCTCCATTGACAGCTGCAGCATGAACCTGCGAGCCCAAAGATGCAGGTCCTGGGCTGGACGTCGCTGAGGACTGCAACACAAACATATAGAAGGTAACCAAGAAGGAATAATTCAACCTGCATGAACAAACACTCAGCTGTTTAATACAGTGACATTAAGCGGAATCTAGACTGCTTCCTTAACATTCATTTAGCCCTAAACACACCCCACAACTGGACATAATCACACTTAAGTCGTTCATGCATAATTCCATAATAAGCCATGTTTAAATGGCTACTGCTAATGGAAATTTGACGAAAACACTCCCAGTccccacaaaaaaacaaacattgaaagaaatatTACTTAACTCTCACATCCACCATTTAAAATGTTGCCCAATAGTTATATTTCAGGCAGAAAACAAACACTTAAAGGCCTGTTTACagatactttccgatgtttgcTTACAGTAGGGAGTGTGTGCGCACGCTTGTATGTGTGCGCTtgtgagtgtatatgtgtgtctgctcCTGCTGAGGGGGCTAAATCTCTTCCTGGCCCCACTTAACCAGAGCCCAGTGAAAGCTGGGTAATCTGCAGACAGGAAGCAGCTGGGCAGGGGGAGACCCTGTGTGAGCATGTAAGAGGGGGGGGTCTCTCTTCATGTCTTATTCATGTCTCATTAATACTGCAGCATgccttgctgtgtgtgtttttttgtgtgtgtgtgcatgcatgcatgtgtgtgtgggtttagaGATGTGGGACAAGCCCTGCGGGGCACAACACAGAAATCAATTATTGCCCCTAAACACACAAACGCTGGAGGCATAAACTCATGCCAcaatctgagatttctccaAGACATTTTCATTGGGCACACAAACAGATCTGATTCGCTACTATCAGTTTTATAAAATAGGAATTGATAGGAAATACTGATAAAGTATAGGCAGGCTGATTACTTCGGTcacagttttgaaaactgtttaAACTCTTGGTAAGAAAATGTAAGGATCTGAAGGGAGGAGGGAATACTCCAGTGTCCTCCTCCCTTCTATCTtattctctcccccccccccaatcaccTCATAAAGTGTTCTCCTGTAGACACTGCGTGCAGCATGGCAATTACCCATCATGCTCGCTGCTTTCTCACGCTCTGCCAAGTAGTGGCGGAGACTTAATACAGGTTAGTTAATACATTTACTGCAAAGTAGGTCTGTGTGCACGTAAAGAAGGATGGTAGCTGCACataaaaggtgtgtgtgagcgtcggtgtgtgtgtgtgtgtctttgagcaCATGTGCCACGTCATGGGAAGTTATTTTCCGTGAGAGAGTTTTTACAGGGGCTTTACTAAAATCAACCACAACCATCTCTAAACATCTCTAATTTACAATGATTACTCAGTCAGTAATGCGCGTGcatgcgcacatacacacgcacagtcTGCAAACACTAATATCTAACACATGCAGAAATGGCAGAGGTGACATGGCCACACTTTTAGAGAGAGTAATATCATGATTCTGATGTTAACAATCTCTTACACAGAGGACTGATATTCACCGTACTTCTTTTCAATCTTGACAAGAGCTCATTCTTAACTTTTGCTTTACTTCTGTTGacttattttgatatttttctgcattttttgagTCAATATGAAAGCCCCCAGCTGCCACAAAAAAATACGAATTGATTTATGAATATTCTTAgattctgaagaaaaaaaatcataatttggCCAAGGGACACAAGTCGATACTTGAATCTATGCGAGGGACAGTCATATTGCCAAAAGCAGGCAATTAGAGTTTCATAAGGACCTGAGTGTTTTAGAAACTCCTACAGTGCATCCAAATTTGGCTAAAAAGGCTTTTACGATGCAGTGTCTGAAATCAAACAAAAGAGGGTGTAAAAACAACACCAGGTCCTGTTGAGAGGTTTCAAGTGGTCTCATTTAGCCATTCATACGTGTTCCTCAGGGAGCACTCCACTTGTTAATATGAAGACAATAACTCAGAGTCAACTATTGATCACGGGCTGAGGTGCAGACCAAGTGATTGTGCATCTGTATGAGTATTGATTCATGCTGATGCTGACATTATTTAGGCTTTATTCATATTCGGCCTCATATAATCGCAGTGAGTTTAACAAAGAATCCAAAAACTCCCACAAAacctttcagcaacaacagGAGTGCTGTAATACACACTGCTGCctccttacacacacaaacacacatcggACGCGTAGTAATAATAACTAACACTTCAATTGATGCCAttgagacagacaggcaaagaAACCAGAgagtcaaagtgtgtgtgtgtgtgtgtgtgtgtgtgtgtgtgtgtgtgtgtgtgtgtgtgtgtgtgtgtgtgtgtgtgtgtgtgtgtgtgtgtgtgtgtatgtttgtgaacagtgtgttTGTCTATTTGTTTCTCTAGCTGTCTGTCACTGTGAAGGTGTCAGCTTTTGATAGAGGACACAGCTAAGGCATGCTGGGTAAGCAGTGGGGAACAAAGCCTGCGCCTGTGGCCTTTATTTCAATTctagacaacacacacactttttatatAAGTATCTTTACAGTTATGACAGATTGTGTTTTTGGGTCTTAGCATGTGGCTATTAAGGGTACCTATACCACCTAcatgtctctatgtgtgtgtgtgtgtgtgtgtgtgtgtgtgtgtgtgtgtcagataggAGATACACTGTAAACAGAGATTTAGTTGGAATTAAACTTTTCAGTGctcactacttattctttcatgttttgttaaaatccaaattaATTACTATATCACAtaagttgtttgtaataatcagcttaagtatgcagtgcacagatcttatcaagcagagataactaagggtcattt
This sequence is a window from Sander vitreus isolate 19-12246 chromosome 6, sanVit1, whole genome shotgun sequence. Protein-coding genes within it:
- the invs gene encoding inversin isoform X1, translated to MSSATSSPGPASLGSQVHAAAVNGDKSTLLKLITAEPSLRDREDQFGRTPLMYCVLADRLDCAEILLKAGASVNKTDHSQRTALHLAAQKGNVRFLKLLLSRRANWLQKDLEEMTPLHLATRHPSPKALALLLKHIGPGEVDTQDKNKQTALHWSAFYNRPEHVRLLIKHDSNIGIPDSEGKIPLHWAAHSQEPSATQTVRCILEAAPTESLLNWQDYEGRTPLHFAVADGNEAVVEVLTSYEGCNVTAYDNLFRTPLHWAALLGERTGCHARIVHLLLERNTSGTIPSDSQGATPLHYGAQSNNAETVGVFLSHPSVKDEPDLEGRTAFMWAAGKGSDDVICTMLALTPHIDINMADKYGGTALHAASLSGHVSTVKLLLERGAMVDSLDVMKHAPLFRACEMGHRDVILTLIKGSARVDLVDVDGHTALHWAALGGNAEVCQILMENGISPNVQDQAGRTPLQCAAYGGYITCMAVLMENNADPNLQDKEGRTALHWSCNNGYLDAVKLLLGYNAFPNHMEHTEERYTPLDYALLGGHSEVTQFMLEHGALSIAAIQDIAAASIQAVYKGYTVRKAFKERKQLLMRHEQLRKDAAKKREEEQRRREAVRKVSVATAEKRRVPLVRTEQEKLSLVNIIEDLSMNDSVVETKKSSKAERAKSKEERLKAHKNRSSRRSKAAEPHVVPGASSRDCHVSCDPVPGALQTTRLMELLSPASCSQPPSFKPRPPSMPKIRERPPSSTCIPFTSIAVTDQTVTITRECVPLKKRDAHMTVQTAQSKTDAHTAHQKQRNLKEQTSEKAATKEQTHSPSLRSSSSLDHKSPSRKTQSATHAPISTRTHMEHNKEQRRRRNEAARIIQGAWRRFHTHRRREVQAREEVESSDSNHTHNRKKMEIRAQPTKLSASKSSVLQSIYGNSMARRGRSLRGSQSQLLLDIPLRTQSQVSTIDCVHLTEAMNQAKQYSYHLRPHSAGQGTRGREKH